Part of the Bacillus andreraoultii genome is shown below.
TCCATATATGAGGATCGATACTACCGTGATTGTGGCCATCTTCATCCTCTTCATGAGTAGCTTCTTCTTTATCCGCATGATTAGATTTTAAATCAATTTGCTCTCCTACTGATACAACTTTTACACCTTCACTTTTTAAAATTGGCTCAGCTTTTTTTATAAATCCTTCTAGATTATAGCCAATAGCAAAAAATAGATCCGCATTAGCCATTTGGATAATTTCCTTTTGTTTCGGTTCATAAGAATGTTCATCAATGCCTGGTGGATAAATCGATTTAACTTGAACATAATCACCACCAATTTTTTTAGTGAAATCGGCTAGCGGATAAACCGTTGTATATACAATTAGTGAGTTATTGTTATTGTCTTTAACTTGTGTATTTTCTTTTTCTCCACAGCCACTTAAAATTGTGGAAAGTAATAGTGTTAAAAGAATAAAGGAAAGTAACTTTTTACTCATATACTCCTCCTAGAATAGAATGTGTATAAAACGTAATCATTACAATTTAAAAAAGAAGAAAATGTAAATCGTAGTCATTCTGATTTTCCTTATCCTATCATAATTTATTTTTATTAAACGTGCAAGAAAAATTTTCACTTCTATTTATTTTATCAAAAACAATCATTATTTATGACAAAGAATTATTTACCTTTATCATTTCTTCTCGACTTGAATGACCATTCAATAGGCACAGGGTCAACCCCACCTGGATGTAAAGGATGGCATTTTAATATTCTTTTTATTGTTAAATACCCACCTTTCAATGCACCAAATCGTTGGATAGCTTCTAATCCATATTGTGAGCAAGTAGGATAAAAGCGACAACTTGGAGGTGTAGCTGGTGATATGAACTTTTGATAGAAGCGTATCATTCCAATTAATATTTTTTTTACCATTTTACTGTTCATCCTTTTTTATGACTGTCAAATATTTTAGTATGTTTTTTCACTTAATTTTACTAGAAGTTTCCAAAGGGAGAATGATTTGTGGAAAAATGTTCAAATAATATCTATAGTTATTTCCAATGAATGTTTTACAATAAAGATATAGTGGTTTTAGGAGGTAATTACAAAATTTGCTATCTCCCATAATCCAGTCCACATGAAATACTTTTTTTCTTACATAATTGTACCACGTTTAGAAAAAAGTATATAAAGAAAGAATGACGAGAAGGAGGAAATAATATGAACACAGAATTAAAGCAAAATATGAATAAATTGGTGGCAGATCTGAATGTACTATATATGAAACTCCATCATTTCCATTGGTTTGTAAAGGGACCACATTTCTTCACTTTACATGAAAAGTTTGAAGAACTATATGAAGAAGTAACTGGACATAACGATGACGTTGCCGAACGTTTACTACAATTAAATGAAAAACCAATTTCAACTTTAAAAGAATGTTTAGAGCTTGCAACTATCAAGGAAGCTAGTACAATTGGGAATGATG
Proteins encoded:
- the yidD gene encoding membrane protein insertion efficiency factor YidD, producing the protein MVKKILIGMIRFYQKFISPATPPSCRFYPTCSQYGLEAIQRFGALKGGYLTIKRILKCHPLHPGGVDPVPIEWSFKSRRNDKGK
- a CDS encoding Dps family protein, which codes for MNTELKQNMNKLVADLNVLYMKLHHFHWFVKGPHFFTLHEKFEELYEEVTGHNDDVAERLLQLNEKPISTLKECLELATIKEASTIGNDVEMVEELVNDLKTLDKELLTTIKLASEDGDEGTADLLLGMSESFQKHIWMLSAFIGK